The nucleotide window TATGGGAGACAGTATGATGggccctcaaaaaattaaaaatagaattactgtgattcagaaattccacttctgggtatcttctcaaaagaagtgaaagcaagAACTTGAGCAGATATTTGTGTATTCATGTGCATAGCAGCATAATTCACAGTAACCAGAAAATGGtaacaactcaagtgtccatcaatggatgaatggataaaaaaaatgtggtctaAAACATGCTATAACATACATGAACTTTAAGgacattatgataagtgaaataagcctaTCACAAAGGGATAAATAGTGTATCCTACCACTTACATGGGGTATCTAAAGTAGTTAAGTCATAGAAACAAattagaatggtggctgccaggtgctagcagggagggaaaaatggagagCTGTTGTTTGATGGGcacagtttcagtttgggaagatgaaaatattctggaaatttgtttcacaacaatgtgaatgtacctAACACTAtgaaactgtacacttaaaatagttAATATGGTAAATTTGATGTATATTCTACCATGATTAATAGATAGAGACATAGAGAGATAGATCATAGACAGATAGGTTGGTAGGTAGATAGAGGTAAGAGGTAGGCACAAGAGCATCTGAGTCTGCACCTAGAGCTTCTTGCCCACTAATTtacatttgttctttgggttccTAATCATCTGGTGGTACCCACTCAAGTATCTGCTCCTCCAGAAGATACTCTGCAAATCCCCAGATGTAGCTAGCTAGTGTTTCTGTCAAGACCCAGCTACTGGCAAATGGAAACAGGAGTTCAGTGTGTTTGCTCATTGCCCCAGTGAGTAAGCATTTTCTGAAAGCTTCCTCTGGGCCAGGGATGTCCCTGAGGCTGCAGTCAAAGCAGTGAGGGGGAGACGGTCCTGGGCCTGCCCTCAAAGAGCCCACAGTCTGGAGGGGAAACCAGTTCTGTCAAAACCAACCACACAGCATGAAAAGAGCCAGGACATAGACTTGCAAGTGCTGTGGGAGTCTAGAGAGGGAGCAACTGACTGCCTAATTGGGAACCTTCTCCAAGAAGGTGATGCCTGAGCTGAGTCCTGAAGGACCAGTGGAGCTTAGGCAGCAGAAGACAACAGAGAGTGTTCCAGGCAGGTTGAGTCCTggataagaggaaaaaagaggggagaaagggaaagaatatgAATAGCAGAGTCGAGCAATAACCACAACTAGTTCGAATGAATTTATTAACTTGCAGGTACCTCTACTAAAGATCTGAACTTGAAGAGTCTCCTATATACAGCCAGCCTCAGGACTATTTCAGTAATGCTCTGTATAGAAGGGTGGCCTCAGGACTTCTTCAATAATGCTCTGTACAGAAGGGTGATGGCTAGagctcccacccacctccttctctAGTTGGCATTTCGTTGCTCCTCACTCCTTGCCCTGGAATGGACCAGGAACCAAGAGAATTATGATGTCTGTAGCCCAAGTGGCTGGCAACATTCAGGTGGATGAACAGAGCAGGACTTGGAGTGCCTGATGGAGAGGAAGCCCTGAGTGAACACACTCCTACCTGccaccttccttcccttgccctgGGAGACAGACACAGCATCTATGCTAACTGTCTGCAGTCATTTTGTGAACTGCATACATGTGCAGGGAAATGGGGGTATTCAGAGCACATATTAGAAAAACAAGGACCAGAACCAAGTGGGAAGCATCTATATGCAAAAGAGCCTGGAAAGAGGGCAGATCTGCAGTAAGGTGCACAGTGTCCTGCAGAAGGACTTCTTCAGAGAAGATCATTgcccaggctcccagccccaAGAAAGACCCCAAGAAAGCAGCAGAGTTCAgctgctcctttcttctttcctcagacTTGGACAGGTTAAAGCTCCTGGAAGCTGAGCCAACATGGTCTGCACTGTGCATAAGCTTGGTTAACTGGACTTGGAGGAGGACTCCTAGATGATTGAGCCAAAAGCCTGGTACAGAGAGGCTTCAGGGAGAATTCAAGAGGATAATGCATACAAATATGGATACCAGCACAGCTCTTCTAGTTCCTGCAGTCAAGGCCAAGGCTGGGAAGACAGTTGAGCCCAAGCTCTTATGGCTCAACAGCAGCAGCTGGCTCAGGGCTGTTCATCCCATCTGACAGGTAATCCTCTTCATTGTTCTGCTTCATCTTGGTTTCTAGAACCGTAATGCGCTGCTTGAGTTTCTGCTGGGCTCCTGTGTACTCAGCCAGCAGGCGGCCAAAGCGAGTGTACAAGGTCTCCATGTTGGTCTCCAGCTGCTCTAGCTTCTCCTGCACATCTACTTCCATGCTGGCTGCCACCTCATTCTCATCCAGAAGCCCCTCCTTCATCAGGATCTCCCGGCCCCTCTCCTCCAAGACCTTCTTGGCATCAGGGTATTCAGTCACAGCTTCCATAAGATCATCCTTGGACAAGCAAAAGAGATCTGAGTAACCAATGCTACGGATATTGGCTGTGCGTCGATTGCCCATTTTGCTGCCCTTAATGTTAAGGATACTGATCTCTCCAAAGCAACTACCAGCTGAGAGCAAGGCATATTGAGTAACACCATCATCTGCCACTACTGCCAATTTGCCTTCCTTGATTATGTACATCTCCTTGCCAATATCCCCCTTGCGGCAAATGTAATCTCCAGGGCTGAAGACTTGAGGACGGAGTTTCAATACCAGCTCCACCAGCAGGCCAGCCTCACAATCCTGGAAGATGCGCACTTTTTTGAGTGTGGATAGATGGACATTGATGGCTATCTCAGCCCTCAGCTTGGCTGGCAAGTTCTTGAGAACTTCCCTCTCATCCACACTCTTCTTATTGGTCCACAGGTAGTCAAACCACTTAATGACCTTGGCTTCCATCTCCTTGCTGACTTTTCGGAACTGCATGTAATGTTTGACAGCATCAATCTTGGCCTGAAATTCAGCCCGGGTGGCATTCATGTTGGAGATCATGGAGCCCACATTTCCCACAATAGTGGCAAAGATGAGGACACCAATCAGGAAGTCAAAGATGACAAATAAGTACTCCTCATCCTTTACAGGGGGTGGTGTCTCCCCAATGGTGGTGAGTGTCAGGGTAGACCAGTAAAGGCAGTAGATGTATTCCCTAGCCAGGTAGCCATACTCAGGGTCAGTGATGTTGGGATAAACCCAGGTGTCAACCCCAAAGCCAATGGACTTGGAAATGGCATAGTAAATGCAGGCATTCCAGTGGATGATGACCAAGATGTAGAGGACCAGGTTGCTGATTCGGAAGATGTTGGGGTAGCTGGTGCGTGTCTCAGTGCGGTCAAAGAATTCAAACATGCGGGCAAAGTGTAACAGGCGGTTAAAGCGCAGCTCAGGGCTGTGGATGCCCACAGCAAAATAGATCAGGTCTGTGGGAATGATAGAAGCCACATCCAGCTTGAACTGTAGAGTGTGGATATAGTTGTCCCGCAACTTCTTAGGATCTTTGACCAGCAGCCCCTGCTCCAGAAAACCTAGTAGAGATGCAAACCAGTATATCAGCTCTGCCCTCAGGTCTATCCCTCCCAATCGGCTAATGCTCAGCAAGGGACAAACTGTGCACTGAACCCTGCTTCCCAAGGAGAGGTATAGGAAACTCACTAGCAGAGCTGGCCTGAAGGACCTCAAAAGATGACCCCCAGGTCTGAACCTCACTAAGCACATGGTGACTGTGAGGTTcaaagagaagcagacaccaaCCCAGGTCCCAGCTAGGCAGTTAAGTCCAACACTGTGTCAAGAAGGCTTCTTAAAAATGTGGACTCGGGACTTGGGACCTATGGGTCATGCTCCTGTGTATGCAACCCAGTTGCTCACATACCTGTGCGCAATCGAATGAAGAGGTCGGTGATATACACTACGTCTGAGAAGTAGTCCAGCACCAGCCACACTAGATAGTAGCCTTTCTGTAGGTCACTGAAGCAAGCTCTGCAGGAAGACAGGAATGGACTTTATACTCAAAGTCAGCCAAGGCCTTCTGGAGGCCTCAAACTGAGTTCCCACTGAGCAAAGGGCTTGGGATGGCTACCAGGGACACTGACCAATCGCCATCAGTTTAATATCATGAAGAAACTTATTGAAAAGCAACTTCTACTCCAATCCTTATTATTACATAGACATCCTTAAATAGACTTCTACACTGACCATCACTTATCTCTCATCCACTGGACCATGAGTTCCAAAAAGACAGAGACCACCTCTTAGTCATTACTGCATGCCTTATGCCCTAGCCCAGAGCACCAGAATTTGACAGGTATGAGTTGAATGAAAAATGAGTCACTGAAAGTATGAAATATAATACACAGCTAAATAGTCTCCATGCCCATTTCTGTAACCAATACCTATTGAGAACCCAACATAGACAACTGGCCAGTCCAAGTGAGAGAGAAGATAGTACCTAAGGTTAACCTAGAGGCAGTGGGAATGAAGAGTTTGGAGACTTCAGGAGTTTTAGGAGAAATTGACAAGTCTTGGTGATTGAATGGATAAGGACCTAAAGAGGAGAGTAGAATAGGAGATAGAACCCAGGATGATGACCCAATGAGTGTACTAGTCAAATGGAAGAGCAGTTAATTCTGACTACTTGGTCACACTTCGGATAaaaccccagccccctcccctggtGCACAAACCTACAGAATAGTCCTGTGCCTGCCTGATGTTCACTTGAAGTCCTCCGGCCACACTAGGTCATCCTGAGACAGGGTCTTAGCATTTGTTCCCCCTCCTCAGAATGTTCCTTTCACCAGCCTCAGACATCTAAATAACTGATTCCCTCTCACTATTAAGGTCTCTGCTAaggtgtcacctcctcagaggggTCTACATGGACTGTCCTTTCTATAGTAGCTTCCTGCCTCAAGTCCCTTGGGCATCTGTTTTGCTCATGTTTACTGCCAGTGTCTCCCACTAGCTTAAGAGCTCCAAGATAGCAGAGACCTTATGTGTCTTATTCACCACATTATCCCTGGCACTTAGCACAGAACCTGGCATCCAATGGGTGCTCAGTCAAACCCTTGCTGAATGAATAACTGAAGTGGGAGATGGGGTGAGGTGGGAAATGATGTCAAGGAAAGCCACCTGTAGAGAGTGGCTTTGGAAATGAAACTGCAAGAAGAATCTCCACAGGctaaaaatggggaaagggaaTTTTCTCTTGAGGAAACAGCATGTTATGACCCAAGAGTAGTGAATGCTGGGGCTGGGGTATGTCCAGAAGGTGGAACCAAGGAGAAGGCCAAGTCCAAAGGGCCTTGACGTTCACTCTGAGGGCTTCAACTTCATCCTGTGAGCAATAGGGGGCCATTGGAGGGTTTGTGAGGAGGAACTGATGTAAACAAATTCCAGTTTCTACCAACCACACTAGTTGCTAGTGTGAAGGATTTTTGGAGGGGGCAAGAGTGCCTACAAGAAATGAGGGCAAGGCTATTGTAGTTGtctcagggagagaggagggtggcCTTATCCAGGACAATTTGTTGTAAATGGAGAAGTAGGAACAGATACCAGGGAAGGTAGACATGAAGCTTTGGTAGCATATTAAGTTGGGAAGTAGAGGGCATTTGGGGGTTAATAGGGCAGAGGGAGGTGTTATTGGCAAGCCCAGAATCCAGAAAGAAGGCTGGGTTGGTTGAGCTCTGTATCCACAGCTGGGACTGGTGTACTCTCAACCCCAAGGCCTGTGCCCTGGGATGTTTGAACACTCTCTTCCAGAtccctccctgctcacctggCCACCAGGAGGCACCAGTTGTAGAGGACAGGCATAGCAATGACAAATAGCCAGCGGTAGTACCAGTCTCCAGCTGGATCCAAGACAAATAGCTCAAATTTCTTCCTGAGGAGATAGACAGAGGCCAGGCTTGGGGACTGGGTCCTTAATGTGGCAGCACCCCAGTTCCCAGAGGCCACGGGTCCTTTGAAAAATAATGCTTAAGACGGTGTACAGGACTGGCTTGGCTCAGGGCCCCATTTTCAGGGAGCCACAACTTGGTACTAGGCATCTGAGTAGAGCCCAGATGGGCAAGGGTCACCCCCTTCCTATTTTAATCCCACATAGACCCATTGTTTCCCATGCCTTCTGGAGGCCTCTTGCCCAGAGGGCATGGCATGGCAAGGGGCAGTCTTTTCAGTGGAGTGGGCTTCAGGACCAGAGGAGGGACTTCCACAGGATGGTAATAAGGTCTCAGAACCTGTTTCCATATCTCTCCTGGGAAGAGAGAGGCTCTCCAAGAAAGTAAGTGCCACATGCATCCTGCCCACTCCACCCTCCCTGTTAGGTCCCTGGCCTCCATCTCCCAAACTGCTTTCCCAAATGCTACATCCTAGCTTGGCAAAAGCTCTTTTCCTCCACTGGCCAGAAGTGGGGAATGTCGGCTTGGCCAGACATCCCCATTTGCCAACTCATTTCCTCAAAGAACGACCCTCCAGCTCTACCTTCTCCATCCTCCCCAATCCCTCCTCCTCAGTTGTTCCTAGGCCTTACCTAGCCAGCCAGCCCCCAGTATGGCCTCCTCAAAGGCCCACCTCTGTACTGACATTAGGGCTGATGTGTTCATACTCTCAGCAGCACTCCCTAAATGCACCCTCTTCTGCATTTACTGACTACAGGAACTGAGACTGGGGCTGGCACACATTCAGGTGCCCTTGTTGTTTGTTTCATGATCAGCAAGAGGACATCTGGTGAGGGGCAGCTAGCGGAAGAAAAGCTACCAGGAGTTCCCATGGTAATTGGCCCCTGGATGTTGGAAAGGCTGTGAACAGGGACAATGGAAGTGTACTAGAGTTAAAACCATAGGATGGATGTCTCCCCTGCCAACTCCTTTCCCTGCTATGGCAAGGCTTGGTATAGACCCTAGTCTTCCTCTGTCAGTGGCATAAGAAATCCCACCAAGCCCTACAATTTCATGCTTGATAGCGCTGCTAGTCCTACAAGCTGGACAGCTATACTTTGTGTTCTTGTCCTCATTGTCCTTGTTGCCTTTGCCATCCCCTTGCTGTGTTGTCACGGTCTGGAGCTCAGGCCCACGGAAACGCTCAAGGAATGAGTCAGGACGAGGTTCCTCCTCACGAAAATTCTTGTTGGCCCACTCTCTGATGATCCCCACCAGGCGGACAATCCTAGAGATGAGAGGAAACATGAGCCAGAGAGGAGAATCATGCTGTTCAGAAAGAATGTGGACTCAAGAGCTCACTATCTggtgagggagatggagaagggacCTTGGAAACAGGCCAGTCTATGATATCCCCCATGCTGAGTTGGGATGGAGGCCAGCACTGAGGCCAGCACTAAGGCCAGGGGTCTGGGGTTTAGGTATGACTCTAAATGCAGCCTAAGGAGCAAGCTCTTGCTCTTGGAAGACTTCCTGTCAGAGGTGCCATCTCAGTTGATTGTGGTGAACAGATAGTGATCTCCAGGGCAAGATAAAGGTTGTGCTAATGGAGCACAGGCCAGGAGGAAGATTGACCCAGGCTTCCTGATTTCCCTATGGAGCCTATGACTCCGGGCTGCAGACCTCAGGACCCTCTATCTAGAcccctttttttggggggaacaattcttcccccctctcccaataGTGAGAAAGACAACTCTGAAGGCAATACTCCACTGATTACTCCCAGCTTGCTCACAGGAGTCTCCTCAAGAGAAAAATCCTTCCCAGGGTTCCTAGCAGAAAGGCTCACTGCGATTAAGACAAGGTGAGTTATTCTAGCCACTCTGACAGGCCCCATGGACAGAAACAGGCAGCAGGAATGCAGTACTGGAACTCACCTATGGaagccacccctcccccgctgGGGGGCATCCATCTCTGCCAGCCTCTGCAGTTCTGAGGAGGTGTCATCGTCAGCTGCAGACTGGGGCCTatagaggaaggagcagagatgaCCAGGGTTTCTCTGAGCATACTTTGTCTCCTATCAGCACTTTTCTCTCCTGGGAGGTACCTAGAAATCCCACAGTCCCTTTTTAGAGGGTATCCTTAAGCCAAAAGATGGTTTGCTCTGTGATAAtgaggcagagctgggagaaaGTAGAAGCTTACCAGGCCATCTCTGAAATGATCCAGCCTCAGCAGACTCACCTACTACTGGATCTGTGGTCATCTTTGCCATTGGCCTTGATGGCCAGAGGTGCGTGGTGGTTGTGGTTATTGGCTGTGGAACTCTTCACACCATTGGATTTTTCTGTCATCCTCCATGTACAACCAGTATCCTCACCTGTCAGGGAgatggcaaagaggaagtcacaGAGGATCTTGGATACCATGTAAGGCAGAGGAGGTGCAAGTGAGCAGTTAGAACAGAACCAGGGCTCACCTGGAAAACCCCAGCATTCTTGGGTACTGCTACGGCAATGTAGGACAGGGGGATTCAGCCTTGCCTAAGTTCCAGGCTCTAGACACTAAGAAGATGAAGGTGCTGTCTCCACTCTGCCAGGTGATTTAAAAGGCAAACAGCACTAAATTGCAAAATGTGCTTACTTCTCTTTCACTCCAGTGAATTTTTTGATATATGAACTAtcaaagctaaaacaaaacaaaacggattaaaaaaaaaaaaactaagttgatacacctgggtggtacagtcggttgagcatctgactcttaattttgctCAGGCTGTGAACTTGGGGTCCTGacattgagccccaagttgggctccatgctcagcatggagcttgcttgagattctctctccctctccctgcccctcccacttgtgctctctctctctctctctctctcaaataaataaataaataaatctatttttaaaaaaaagaaaaaaatatccaagacACCTTCTGGTACCCTGGCTTTGTAGGTATCTGGCACATGCTTAGGCTGCTGAGTACCTCCAAACCAGCCACTGCCCCCAAACTCTTGCCCCATGGGAAGAAATGTATCTCCTTGGCCCAAAGCAGCTGCCACTCCGCtactctcccctgctctctgatTCTCCTGATCTGAGACCACCTCAGAGCTCATGTTCCTCAGGTGAGAGTCATCTCTCATTGACTTCTTCAACCTGTGGTACTGTCTTTAGGGCTCCTTCCTTTTGTCTCTACTCACATTCTCCCCAGTACCCCCCAAGTAATGTTACACAAGCTGAAGAACAAAGAGGAGCCCATGGTTGGGACAGGGAGTGAGGAGGAGAGACGGGAAAGCTCTCATGGGCTCCATAGGCAGTGGTACCAGTCAGAACTCTCTCCTTTGGGCTACAGGGAGCCTTGGAAGGGTTTAGCAGGAACATGGCTAGAACAGAATTATATTCCAGAAAGATCCTCTGGCTGCTATGTAGAGACTGGATTATATGGGGAGCAAGATCAGAGGCAAAGTGGCTGAAGAAGATGGCGCCAAAGGAGCCTGAAACAAGTGGGCAGTGTGGAGAACTATTCAGGAGGGAGAAAGGACAAGACTCAAAGATGGATGGGGTGTGGGAAGCACTGAAGAACAAGTTGGTGGGATTatacagagagaaaatacagactGAGGGACCAAGTCAGAGCTCTGGAGAATGCCAAAGTTTAAGATATGAGTAGAGGAGGAGGTGTCCACAAAACAGACTAAGAAGGAGCAGCCTGAGAGGGAAAAATCCTGAAAAGAAACAGGAGATTACATTCATTCTGCCATGTTTCTTGCCATGTGGTCAGACAGGCTGGGAAAACAGATTCAGAGTAGCTCTTCCCTGCTCAGGCTGGTCAGCAGGCCCCACCAGATTTGATCAGAAATGATCAGCACACCCCTCAGGATGCCTATGGCCCCTACTGCTAAAATTCTGCCCCACTCCCCATCACCTCATCCCCCCCATCTACCCGTTCCAGCTTCCAAAGCTGTCACCATGGTGATGGCAGGCACACCATGCTCTGTGGTGAGTGGTAATAACAAGCAGCCTCAGAGCTGCTCGCTTGGTACTCTCTGTGGGACTACGACACTGGGATATTAATGAGGGTACCTGAGGGATAGAACCAGCATCTCTGAATCCCTGCTTATACCCTAGAGGTAGCAggccatggagacagaaagttcCAGGCAATGCAAACAAAGCTGGTACTATTCACACTGATCAGAGCTGGCCTCAGTGGAGCACTGTTCGGTGAATGAATAGCAGGGGTACAGGTGGGACAGTAAAGGGCAAGGCCTTTGCATGGATGGCAGAGACACTAGTGTGAGGAGGTTGGACCCAGAATGGAGTAGGGCAGAGGCTGCCAAGCCAACCCAGGAAGGCTGCAAATACCAGGCAGAAGACTTGGGGCAGCCTGTCACTGATAGAGATCCAGTGCAGGCCCTGCTCAACACCACTTGAACCTCTTCCTTCCTTACTAATCATCCCTAATAGCAGTGGCCCTCAGCCCACAATAGGGATAGCTCTGGGGGCACATGGCAACATTATGGCCTCTCTAAGGTTCTAGCACTGAGACAGATCCCTCTCCCATTATGCCTGCTACCTTTCTGCAAGGAACAGGCCTTTCTTTCAATCTGGTTACCCTGCATCTGCCCTGCCACACATAATTCTGTTCATCAGAAACTCCCCACATAAGGCTGCTTGCCAGGGAACAAAGGCAGGCAGCTATCTCCTGGCATTGCACACAgctaggccagtggttctcaccTGCACTGTCTCCAAGATATTTCATCTAGTCCTAAGGCTTCTATTACCATCATGTTCCAAATTAAGGTCCCAACCCAGGCATCTCTCCCAAGCTGCCTACTCTTATCTCCAACTGCCTGGTAGACATCTCCTTTCAGGCACCTCAAATATGACATAACTAAAACTAAACTTGACACCCTTACTTACAAATTGGCTTCTTCAAGTTACCCATCTCATATAGGAGAGCTGCCCTCTGCACAGTCATCCAAACCAGAAACTTAGATGTCAACCATAATCCCTTAAATCCCTCATATCCAGATAGCCTCTGTCCTCAATCAGTTTTCCACCAAAAGTGTCAAAGATCTTTCCATCCACTGCCTTGTATACCCAAGGCCCTGGCCTGGTCTCAAGCCTTGACTGTTGCTCTCC belongs to Lutra lutra chromosome X, mLutLut1.2, whole genome shotgun sequence and includes:
- the CNGA2 gene encoding cyclic nucleotide-gated olfactory channel — its product is MTEKSNGVKSSTANNHNHHAPLAIKANGKDDHRSSSRPQSAADDDTSSELQRLAEMDAPQRGRGGFHRIVRLVGIIREWANKNFREEEPRPDSFLERFRGPELQTVTTQQGDGKGNKDNEDKNTKKKFELFVLDPAGDWYYRWLFVIAMPVLYNWCLLVARACFSDLQKGYYLVWLVLDYFSDVVYITDLFIRLRTGFLEQGLLVKDPKKLRDNYIHTLQFKLDVASIIPTDLIYFAVGIHSPELRFNRLLHFARMFEFFDRTETRTSYPNIFRISNLVLYILVIIHWNACIYYAISKSIGFGVDTWVYPNITDPEYGYLAREYIYCLYWSTLTLTTIGETPPPVKDEEYLFVIFDFLIGVLIFATIVGNVGSMISNMNATRAEFQAKIDAVKHYMQFRKVSKEMEAKVIKWFDYLWTNKKSVDEREVLKNLPAKLRAEIAINVHLSTLKKVRIFQDCEAGLLVELVLKLRPQVFSPGDYICRKGDIGKEMYIIKEGKLAVVADDGVTQYALLSAGSCFGEISILNIKGSKMGNRRTANIRSIGYSDLFCLSKDDLMEAVTEYPDAKKVLEERGREILMKEGLLDENEVAASMEVDVQEKLEQLETNMETLYTRFGRLLAEYTGAQQKLKQRITVLETKMKQNNEEDYLSDGMNSPEPAAAVEP